The following proteins come from a genomic window of Mycobacteriales bacterium:
- the scpA gene encoding methylmalonyl-CoA mutase: MTAQWEIPDFTGVALGDLGRTDTGADLAGEYGGDDVWSTPEGIDVKPLYTAADLDGLDFLSTYPGLAPFLRGPYPTMYVNQPWTIRQYAGFSTAEESNAFYRRNLAAGQKGLSVAFDLPTHRGYDSDHPRVAGDVGMAGVAIDSIYDMRQLFDGIPLDKMSVSMTMNGAVLPILALYVVAAEEQGVAPEQLAGTIQNDILKEFMVRNTYIYPPAPSMRIISDIFGFTSRRMPKFNSISISGYHIQEAGATADLELAYTLADGVEYIRAGMASGLDIDAFAPRLSFFWAIGMNFFMEVAKMRAGRLLWAKLVKQFDPKSDKSLSLRTHCQTSGWSLTAQDVFNNVTRTCIEAMAATQGHTQSLHTNALDEALALPTDFSARIARNTQLLLQQESGTCRVIDPWGGSAYVERLTYDLARRAWEHIQEVEAAGGMAKAIEAGIPKMRVEEAAARTQARIDSGRQPVIGVNKYVVVGEDDIDVLKVDNRAVREQQVAKLQRLRAERDEAACQDALRQLTAAAGASSDGSDDTNLMALAINAARAKATVGEISDAMEAVFGRYTATIHTISGVYRGEAGATSSIDRAREATDAFEKSEGRRPRILVAKMGQDGHDRGQKVIASAFADLGFDVDVGPLFQTPEEVARQAIEADVHIVGVNSLAAGHLTLVPALKAALAELGRDDIMIVVGGVIPPQDFQELRDAGAEAIFAPGTVIPDAAYELLQTLAARSGTGA, from the coding sequence GTGACCGCGCAATGGGAGATCCCCGACTTCACCGGCGTCGCACTCGGTGACCTCGGCCGCACCGACACCGGCGCCGACCTTGCCGGGGAGTACGGCGGCGACGACGTCTGGAGCACCCCTGAGGGCATCGACGTCAAGCCGCTCTACACCGCGGCGGACCTCGACGGCCTCGACTTCCTCTCGACGTACCCGGGTCTTGCGCCCTTCCTGCGCGGTCCGTACCCGACGATGTACGTGAACCAGCCGTGGACGATCCGGCAGTACGCCGGCTTCTCCACCGCCGAGGAATCCAACGCCTTCTACCGGCGCAACCTTGCCGCGGGGCAGAAGGGGCTGTCGGTCGCGTTCGACCTGCCGACCCACCGCGGCTACGACAGCGACCACCCGCGGGTCGCCGGCGACGTCGGCATGGCGGGCGTCGCGATCGACTCGATCTACGACATGCGGCAGCTCTTCGACGGCATCCCGCTGGACAAGATGTCGGTGTCGATGACGATGAACGGCGCGGTGCTGCCGATCCTCGCGCTCTACGTCGTCGCGGCCGAAGAGCAGGGCGTAGCGCCGGAACAGCTTGCCGGGACCATCCAGAACGACATCCTCAAAGAGTTCATGGTCCGCAACACCTACATCTACCCGCCGGCGCCGTCGATGCGGATCATCAGCGACATCTTCGGCTTCACCTCGCGGCGGATGCCGAAGTTCAACTCGATCTCGATCTCCGGCTACCACATCCAGGAAGCCGGCGCGACCGCCGATCTCGAGCTCGCCTACACCCTCGCCGACGGCGTCGAGTACATCCGCGCCGGCATGGCGTCGGGTCTCGACATCGACGCGTTCGCGCCGCGGCTGTCGTTCTTCTGGGCGATCGGCATGAACTTCTTCATGGAAGTCGCGAAGATGCGAGCCGGGCGGCTGCTGTGGGCCAAGCTGGTCAAGCAGTTCGACCCGAAGAGCGACAAGTCGCTGTCGCTGCGGACCCACTGCCAGACGTCCGGATGGTCGCTGACCGCGCAGGACGTGTTCAACAACGTCACCCGCACGTGCATCGAGGCGATGGCGGCGACGCAGGGCCACACCCAGTCGCTGCACACCAACGCCCTCGACGAGGCGCTGGCGCTGCCGACCGACTTCTCGGCGCGGATCGCCCGCAACACCCAGCTGCTGCTTCAGCAGGAGTCGGGCACCTGTCGCGTCATCGATCCGTGGGGCGGCAGCGCGTACGTCGAGCGGCTCACCTACGACCTGGCCCGCCGCGCGTGGGAGCACATCCAGGAGGTCGAAGCCGCCGGCGGGATGGCCAAGGCGATCGAGGCCGGCATCCCGAAGATGCGGGTCGAGGAGGCGGCGGCGCGCACTCAGGCGCGGATCGACTCGGGCCGCCAGCCGGTGATCGGGGTCAACAAGTACGTCGTCGTCGGCGAGGACGACATCGACGTCCTCAAGGTCGACAACCGCGCGGTGCGCGAGCAGCAGGTGGCGAAGCTTCAGCGGTTGCGCGCCGAGCGGGACGAGGCGGCCTGCCAGGACGCGCTGCGGCAGCTCACCGCAGCGGCCGGCGCGAGCTCCGACGGGTCGGACGACACGAACCTCATGGCGCTCGCGATCAACGCGGCTCGCGCCAAGGCGACGGTCGGTGAGATCTCCGACGCGATGGAGGCGGTTTTCGGGCGCTACACCGCCACGATCCATACGATCAGCGGCGTGTACCGCGGTGAGGCGGGGGCGACGTCGAGCATCGATCGCGCTCGTGAGGCGACCGACGCCTTCGAGAAGTCCGAAGGACGCCGGCCGCGGATCCTGGTCGCGAAGATGGGTCAGGACGGTCACGACCGCGGCCAGAAGGTCATCGCCAGCGCGTTCGCCGACCTCGGCTTCGACGTCGACGTCGGGCCGCTGTTCCAGACGCCGGAAGAGGTCGCACGACAGGCGATCGAGGCCGACGTCCACATCGTCGGGGTGAACTCACTCGCCGCGGGCCATCTGACGCTGGTGCCTGCGCTCAAGGCGGCGCTGGCCGAGCTCGGCCGCGACGACATCATGATCGTGGTCGGCGGCGTGATCCCGCCGCAGGACTTCCAGGAGCTTCGCGACGCCGGCGCCGAGGCGATCTTCGCGCCCGGCACCGTGATCCCCGACGCGGCGTACGAGCTGCTTCAGACGCTGGCGGCGCGCTCCGGCACAGGAGCATGA
- the meaB gene encoding methylmalonyl Co-A mutase-associated GTPase MeaB → MTQAGSNTADVRRYVDGVLGGDRSVIARTITLVESTRADHRVLAQEVLTALLPHAREARRVGISGVPGAGKSTFIDALGGRLIDDGHRVAVLAVDPSSTRTGGSILGDKTRMGRLATDPNAFVRPSPTAGTLGGVARATRESIAVMAAAGFDIVLVETVGVGQSETLVAEMTDSFLLLALARSGDQLQGIKKGILEIADVVAVNKADGPHEAEAQRAARDLAGALRLISQASDDEWQTPVLTCSAQTGAGLDAVWATLDKHYRRLADSGELERRRSDQRVAWMWALLRDALIDRLRSHDDLHRLADRIEGDVRSGEITPGLAASRLAEAFFSAR, encoded by the coding sequence ATGACGCAGGCGGGCTCCAACACCGCCGACGTGCGGCGGTACGTCGACGGCGTCCTCGGCGGCGACCGGTCGGTCATCGCCCGGACGATCACGCTGGTCGAGTCGACTCGCGCAGACCACCGGGTGCTCGCGCAGGAGGTGCTGACCGCGCTGCTGCCGCACGCCCGCGAGGCGCGCCGGGTCGGCATCAGCGGGGTGCCCGGCGCGGGCAAGTCGACCTTCATCGACGCGTTGGGCGGGCGGCTGATCGACGACGGACATCGGGTCGCCGTACTCGCCGTCGATCCGTCTTCGACCCGGACCGGGGGGAGCATCCTCGGCGACAAGACCCGCATGGGGCGCCTCGCGACGGACCCGAACGCGTTCGTCCGCCCGTCGCCGACGGCAGGCACGCTCGGTGGGGTCGCGCGCGCGACGCGCGAGTCGATCGCGGTGATGGCCGCCGCCGGGTTCGACATCGTCCTGGTGGAGACCGTCGGCGTCGGCCAGTCGGAGACGCTGGTTGCCGAGATGACCGACAGCTTCCTGCTGCTCGCGCTTGCCCGCAGCGGTGACCAGCTGCAAGGCATCAAGAAGGGCATCCTCGAGATCGCCGACGTCGTCGCGGTCAACAAGGCCGACGGTCCGCACGAGGCGGAAGCGCAGCGCGCTGCCCGTGACCTCGCCGGCGCGCTGCGGCTGATCAGCCAGGCCTCCGACGACGAGTGGCAGACGCCGGTGCTGACCTGCAGCGCGCAGACCGGCGCCGGACTCGATGCCGTCTGGGCGACCCTCGACAAGCACTACCGCCGCCTCGCCGACAGCGGTGAGCTCGAGCGGCGCCGCAGCGACCAGCGCGTGGCGTGGATGTGGGCGTTGCTGCGGGACGCGTTGATCGACCGGCTGCGCAGTCACGACGACCTGCATCGCCTCGCCGACCGGATCGAAGGCGACGTCCGCAGTGGGGAGATCACGCCCGGCCTGGCCGCCAGCCGCCTGGCGGAGGCGTTCTTCAGCGCACGGTAG